CCGAATCGATCTCGGTCGATCACCACGACCCCTATCTGGTGAACTATCGCAACGCCCCGATCCCGCTGCGGCTGGCCACCAAGAATGCCGACGGCTCGGCCAGCGCCGATTGCGCGCCCTTCGCGATGAGCGCGCCCGGCGGTGTCCCGGGCGGCGATTCCGACAGCGAGGTGGTCGCAGCGCTGACCGAGGGCCGGATGCCGCTGTGCAGCTATCGCTATCAGCTGTCGGGTCTGGCGGGCGACGCGGCCTATGCGCTCAGCTCCTTCGCGCCGGGGCGGCGGGACGTGCCCACGCGAGAGCCCGAGACCCCGCGCTTCGAGGCCTATCAGGACGAGCGGCTGATGTTCCGGCTGATCCAGGGCGCGCAGGAGGTGCAGCACAGCTTCAACGTCGCCGGTCTGGCGGGGCCGCGCAATGTCGACCAGCGCCATGCGGGGGGGATGCGCGCGCTGGCCGTATCGACCCCGCCCGCGCGCCAGGCCTGCTTCGACGCCGTCCGCCGGACGCGGCCGGAATGGTATGACACCTGGCTGGACATGACCCCGGACCTGAGGGACCTCTATGATCCGGCGGACGCGGACGATCAGGCGCAGCTGGAGTATTTCGCCCGACTGGATGACGCGCTGGCCAATTGCGACAACCTGGAAGGCTATACCTTCGCGCAGGAGGTCGGCATTTCCGAGCATTTCGAGCTGCGCGGGCGGCTGCGGGCCGATGTCGGCACGATCGAGGCCAATGATCCGACCGCAGCCACGACCGGGGGCGGCATCCCCGAGGCCTCAGACTATCTGTACAATTTCGGCACGATCGATGCGCTGTGGAACGGGGCCTGGGGCCTGTTGCGGGTCTATGCCGACGAGGCCGGGCGCCGCGACCTGCTGAGCCGCTGGCAACCGGAGGGCGTCACCGACGCGGCCCCCGTTCCGCCGCTGCCCCCGATCCGGCGCATGAGGCAGCCAGCGGAAAGCGGGGCGGAGACCGCCGTTCCGGGGCTGCTGGCCGATGCGCCGGGCTGCCCGCTGCCGACCGACCCGCGCGCCGGCCCCAACACCGCGCTGCTTCTGGTCGCGCTGCGCACGGCCGACCTGTTCCCGGGCGGCACCGACTATGGCGGCCACCGGCGCGATCCCGACGGGCTGATGCTGGCCGCGCTGAACCCCGACAGCCTGCCGATGGCGGGTGGGGGGCGGCGCGACATGCGCGACGATGCGGACTGGACCGGCGCGAACCGGCCCCGGACCGACGCCGTCCTGGCCGCCCTGCGCAACGTCTATGCCCGGCCCGAGCCGCTGGTCGTGCGCGTCAATGCGGGCGATTGCGTGTCGATCCGCTATCTCAACGCCCTGCGCGAGACCGCCCCGGGCGCGGGCATGCCCGACCAATTGGGCGATGCGCTGATGCCGCCCATCGCGCCCCTGAACACCGATCCGCAGATATCGGTCTCGGATGGCGGGACCACGCGCGAGACGCGGGTGCAGGGCACCCTGTCCGCCACGACACGCCCGGTGACGGGGCTGCGACCCTCGGCGCATCTGGCGCTCAGCATCGGGCTGCCGGGGGGCGACCTGATCCGGACGCTGCCCCTGGGCTATGGCATCAATGCCCCCCCGATGGCCCCGGCCGAGGGTGGCAGGGTCACAGTCTCGGGCGAGCTACGCTTCTACGCGGGACGGATGCGCATCGCCCCGCCCGAGGGCGCGCAGCACGGGACCGATTTCAACTCCGAGATCGCACAGAAGACCGTGAACAACATGCGAGGACGCCTGCGCGACTGGCTGGGTCAGCCGGAGATCGAGTTCTCGGCGGTGCGTGTCGCGGACGATCAGGCCGCGCAATTCACCGTGCTGGGCACGGGGTTCAGCGTCGATGGCGCCGACCTGACGCCCGCGCAGGTCGAACAGCTACGCGCGATGGCCGCGACCCTTCTGCACAAGCATATCCGCTGGATCCCCTATGCCTATGGGCCGGTGCCCGTGCGGGTGACGGGCGACATGATCGCGCAGACAACGCATGGGCTGTTCGGGGTGATCGATGTGGTGCCGCGCGACTGGACGCTTCCCGCGGCACTGGTCCCGCCGATGGCGGCGCCCGACAGCGACACTGCGCTGGCCCAGGTGCTGGCCGAGGTCGCGCCCGGAGATGCCCCGACGTCCTCTGCCCCGACGTCCTCTGCGCCGGTCTGGCGCAGTGCGGCGGTCGCCCCGGGCTTCGGCGCGCCGGCGCGCTTTGCCCCGGGGCCCGATCCCGCGGGGGCGGCGCAGCGTCCGGTGCGCGAGTTCGTGATCTTCTATCAGGACGGGCTGAACCATCATGACGCCCGGTCGCTGATCCAGTGGAGGCTGGAGGCCGAGGGCCAGCCCGCCGCCGTCACCAGCGCCGCCGCCGCCTTCGGGGCGCTGCCCCGGATCACGCCCGACTGCCTGGTCTGCGACGACAGCTACGACTGGGGCGAGCAGGGCGTCAGCTATCGCAGCCGCCCCTTTGCCAGCCTGCTGCGCTTTGCCGATATCGGCCCCGGCGGGCGGATCGAGGCCAGCGACGACATGAACGCCCTGACCTTCCCGGACCGCTTCCTGGCGGGGCAGAGCACGCGCCTGGACGGCAGCGACCAGTCCGACCCCGACCGCCAGCCCCTGACCCTGCAGGCCTGCCCGGGCGAGCAGGTCCTGATCCGCGCCGTCCATCCCGGCGGGCGTGCCCGGCAGAGGGCCTTCGCGCTGACCAGCATGGGCTATGACGACCTGTTCCCCGGTTTCGGCTTTCCCAATGCCGCGCTTCTGGCGCCGGTCAAGTCGGTCTCGGCCTGGCTGTACCCGCCGACCGTGCCGGGGCCGGAGGGCACGCGCGTTCCGGCCGAGGGGACGGTCCTGTGGCATGACGGGCCCAGCCACATGATGGCGGGCGGCACCTGGGGGCTGATCCGCTTTGCCTATGGCGCGCAATGCCCCCGGCCCTAGATCGCCTTGCGCGGGCCTTGCGGGCGGGCCTCGTCGCGCTGGCCGTCTGCATCGGACCCGGCGGGGCGCAGGCGCAGGAGGCGGCGCTGCGGGCGCCGCTGTCGGCCCAGATGCGGCTGACCGGCGCGCAAGGCGCCCCCTTGGACCTGATCCAGCCGGGCCAGCCCTTCGATGTGGGGATCGAGTTCACCTCGGCCCTGGGCGCGGTGCCCGGCGACCTGGCGCCGATGGCCTGGCTGCGCGACCGCAGCCCCTCGGACCTGCCCTGCGGCGAATCCGCGGCCGCCTTCCGCGCGGCGGGACGGGCCTCGATCGGCAGCGTCGATCTGAACGGCGTCGTTCTGGGCGTGGTGATGGAGGATGGCGCGCTGACCATCCTGGACCCCGAACGCGCCTTGGGCACCGCCAACCTGCTGGCCGCCCACCGCTTCGATCCGCCGCCGCAGGCGATCGCGGCCGACCCGGTGACGGGGCAGTTCCTGGTCAGTCTGGCCGGTCGCGGCGCGCAGAAGGGGCAGGTGCTGGCGATGACGCCCTATGGCGAGACGTCGGTGCTGGCCGGGGGGCTGGACCGGCCCGGCCCGTTGGTCGCATCGGTGGCGGGCGGGGGCTGGGTCCTGGAGGAGGGACGCGGCGACGTGCTGCGGCTGCACTCGGACCGGGCGCCGCAGCGGATCGACCTCGATGCGCGCCAGATCGCGGGCGACGGCGACAGCCAGCCCGCGCGGCGCCTGGCCGTGCTGTCGCCCGACCGGCTGACGGTGCTTGAGGATGACGGGCGCATCGCGCTGCAGACCCCCGCACCCGGCGCGCGGGCCGTGGGGCTGACCTCGGAGGCGGCGCTGTGGCTGGCCCCGGGCGCCCTGCATGTGATCTGGCTGGATGCCCCCGACCAGCCGACGACGATCCCGCTGCCGGGTGATTTCGACCGCGTGGCGGTCAGCCCCCAAGGCCGCATCGTCTATCTGCATGCGCGGGGCCACACCGGCTTCGGGATCGTCGATCTGGCCTTGGGCCGCATGGTGCAGGGCGCCGGGACCGACAGCCCGGTGGCCGAGATCGCCTTCCTGCCCGACACCGCGATGCTGCGGCTGGCCGACGGGTCGGGCGTCGGGGTGATGGACCTGCGCCAGATCGATCCCGGGGCCGAGGCGGTGGTGGGGCGCGTCGCCCTGGGCCAGCCCGACCCTGCCGCGCCCGACCCCGCCGCACGCGAGGGGGCCGGACGCGCGGGGGCAAGCCTGTTGGCGCCGCTGCTGCCGGAACCGGCGATGCTGGCCGTCCATGCCTCCAGCTATTCGGGTTTCGTGCTGAACGGCAGCCACGCGATCAGCGGCAAGCCCCCGATGGAGGCGATGCGCCTGCGCGGCGGCATCCCGCGCCATGTCCGGGCGCTGGACCGCAGCCTGCGCCAGACCGCGCCGGGGCGCTTCACCGCCGCCGCCCGGCTGCCGCGCCCCGGCGATTGGGAACTGGTCGTCAGCACTGGCCTGGGCCAGCTTGCCTTCTGCGCGCCGGTGCCCACGCCGCCCGCGCCCGCGCAGGTCGCCACGACGGGCCGGATCGATGCGCAGTCCCTGTCGGACGGGCGGCTGCGGCTGCGCTTCGTCGCGCCCGACGGCACGCCCGCCGCGGCTCTGACGGGGATGCTGGAGCTGGCCGCCCTGACCGGCAACTGGCGCGCCCGGCAGGGATTCACCACCGATGCCGAGGGGATGACCGCCGACAGCTACGATCTGCGCGCCCGCCTGCCGCTGGTCGTCACGGCGCGCGACGCGACCCTGCGCGACCAGCCCGCAGGCTTCGCGCCGCTGGTTCTGGAGGAGATCCGATGAGGCACCTGGCCTTCGTGCTGGCCCCCGTCCTCGCGCTGACCGGGGCCGATGCCGCGGCGCATGAGGGGCACGTCCATCCGCCCGCCACCGCCATGAGCGAGGCCCTGTCGCGGGAGCACCTGCTGCTGCCCGACATTCCGGTGACCGATGCCACGGGTGCGACCGAGGGGTTCCGGACCCGCTACGGGCAGGCGGGGCCGGTGCTGATCTCGTTTCTCTATACCGGATGCGACGACACCTGCGGGATGATCCGGGGGGTGATGCAGCTGGTCGATCAGGACCTGCAGCGCCCGGATGCGCCTCGGCTGACGCTGATCGCGGTCTCGGTCGATCCGGCGCGGGACACGCCCGAGGCGCTGGCCCGGCAGGCCGCCCAGATGCAGGCCAGCGCGCGGTGGGACTGGGTCGTGGCCAGCCCGCGCGACACGCCCGCGCTGCTGTCGGCCTTCGGCCTGCCGGCGGGCCCGGTCGAGGCGCATGAGGCGGTCTATCTGCTGGGCGATCTGGCCACGGGTCGGTTCCTGCGCATCCCGGGCGTACCGGACCCCGACATGCTGATCCGGCATGCCCGGGACATCGCGTCCGGCTCATGAGGCGGGCCGCCATCCTGTGGCTGTCGATGCTGGCCGGGCCGGTGGCCGCGCAGGACGGGTCCGCACAGGATGGCGCGGCAAAGGACGGTGCGGCGGTGTTTCACCGGGCCGAGGGGCTGACGGCGCATCTGGCCCGTCCGGACGGGCCGGTCCTGCCACAGGGGACGCTGACCTGCGCGGGATGCCACGGCGCGGATGGCGCGGGCGGGACCGAGGGCGGGGCCGCGGCCGCGCCGCCCATCGGGTGGGCCGCGCTGGCTGTGCCCACGCCCGACCGGCCCGCCTATGACAGCGCCGCGCTGGCCCGCCTGCTGAGGACGGGCGTCACCCCCTCGGGGCGCACGATCTCGGCCGGGATGCCGCGCTTTCAGGGCGAGGATCGGTCGATGGCGGCGCTGGTCGCCCATCTGCAGTCGCTGGACCGGTCCGAGCAGCAAGGGCTGGGGCCCACCCATCTGGCCGTGACCCTGCCCGTCGATCCGGACCTGCGCCCGGCGGCTCTGGCCGCCATCGCGGCCTTCAATGCCGAGGGCGGGGCCTTCGGACGCCGGATCACCGAGGGCGCCCCGGCCTTCCTGGACCTTGGCGCCGCCCTCGCGCAGCTTCTGCCACGGCTGGCCGAGGCCGAAGACCGGCGGGTGACGGCGTTGCTGCAGGCTGATCCCGGCCTGCAGCCGGCCCGCCTCGTCGACGCCGCCGCGCCCGACGCGCCGCGGCGGGTCGTCGGCACGCTGGACCAGATCGGCCCGCAGCTGGCCCGTTTGCTGGATCGGCCCGGCACCCAGGCCGTCGTCATCGGCCCCCCGCCCGAGGCGATGGCCTGGGCCGTCGACCACCGCCGGACGGGCAGGGCGGCCCATGCCTATGCCGCCACGAGTGCCGTGCTGGGCCTGCTGCGGGACCACGGCCGGACCCCGACGCGCAGGCGGCTGGCGGAGGATGTCGAACGGCTGGATCCGTCCGGGCTGGTGGAGGTCTACCGGAAGTGAGCCAGGGACGAGGTTCGCGGGTTGACAGGTCAGCTGGGCCTCTCAGCCTCTCAGCCTCCCCGGACGTCTGGCGCCTGCGCGATCCAGTCGGTGGCGGCCTCGTAGTCGCGGCCCAGGTTCAGGACCGTCGCATCCTGTCCTCGGTGGCCGATCAGCTGCAGGCCCATGGGGGTGCCTGCGGGGCCGAAGCCCGCCGGGACGCAGAGCGCGGGCAGGCCGGTCAGCGAGGCGGGCACGACGACCTCCATCCAGCGGTGATAGCTGTCCATCGCCGTCCCGGCGATCCGGGCGGGCCAGGTGAGGTCGGCGTCGAAGGGAAAGAGCTGCGCCGAGGGCAGGGCCAGGATGTCGACCTCCATCGCGGCGGTGCGGCGGAACCAGTCGGACCGCAGCGCGCTGGCGCGGCGGATCTGGTCCGCCGTGGCGGCCCGCCCGCGCTCGATCTCCCATCGCAAGTCGGGCTTGACCATGTCGGGGGCGCCGTCCAGCAGCGTGCCCAGGGTTCCGGCGATGGTCCAGCTGCGCAGCAGGGTCCAGGCCTCCCACAGGGCCTCGGCCGGGAAGGGCGGGGCCATCGGCGCGACATGGTGGCCCAGATCCTCCAGCACGCCCACCGCCGTGGCGCAGAGGTCCAGGACCCCCGGTTCCATCGCATAGGCGCCGCCCCAATCGGCCAGCCAGCCGATGCGCAGCTTGCGCGCGGACGCCTCGGGGCGGTAGGGGCCGGTGGAATGCGGGTGGCGGGGGTCGTGCTGCGACTGCACGGCCAGCAGCAGCTCCAGATCGCGGATCGAGCGGGCCATCGGCCCTTCGGTCGACAGCTGCGGCAGGAACAGATCGCCCGGTCCGCCGCCCGCCACCAGCCCGTAGCTGGGACGGAAGCCGAAGACGTTGTTCCAGCCCGCCGGATTGCGCAGCGATCCCATCATGTCGGATCCGTCCGCCAGCGCCACCATCCGGCAGGCCAGCGCCGCGCCCGCGCCGCCGCTGGATCCCCCGGCCGAGCGGGTCGGGCCATAGGGGTTGCGCGTGACGCCATAGACGGGGTTGTAGCTGTGCGAGCCCAGCCCGAATTCCGGCGTGTTCGTCTTGCCGATGATGACCGCCCCCGCCCGGCGCAGCCGCGCGACCATGGGGCTGTCCGCGACCGGCACATGGTCGCAGAAGGCGGGCGAGCCATAGCTGGTCACGATGCCCGCCGTGTCGGCCAGATCCTTGATCGCCATGGGCAGGCCCTGCAGGGGCCCGGCGGGCGCCCGGGCGGCCTCGGCCAGCAGCTCTGCCCGGGGGCGCAGGGCGACGATGGCGTTGATGCGCGGATTGATCTCGTCGATCCGGTCCAGCGTATTTACCATCAGCTGCTGGGGCGTCAGGGTGCCGGCGCGCAGGGCCGCCAGCTGCCGTGTGGCGTCTTGCGTGATCATTGGGGCGGTTCCTTCTGGCTGGGACGGAGGTCTGGCCGCCATCCTGTCCCAGCCCGCCCCGATGGGGAAGCCATGGCGTCGCCCCGGCGGCACGGCGCCGGGGCGGTGCCCCTCAGGGGATCAGCCGATCCTGCCGCAGCCGCTCGAAGAGGTCGAAGAACGCCTGATCGGTCGCCACATAGCCGGTGAAGCCCATCCGGCGGCTTTTGGACATGTCGGTCACCACCTCGATCGGACGGCCCAGATCGGCATCGGTGTGCCAGGGCGAGGCCAGGCGGCCCAGGTCGGGTTCGGCCAGCCCCTCGCGCGCCGCGATCTCGGCCCAGAGGGGGGCGTCGTCCTGCATCTGCGCCTCCAGCGGGCGGGGCGTGCCGTCGAACTCCTCGGCCTCGATCCCGAACCAGCCGGCGATGCGGGGCCACATCCAACGCCAGCGGAAGACGTCGCCATTGACGATGTTGAAGTCCTGATTGCGGGCGGCGGGGGTCCCGGCGGCCCAGATCA
Above is a window of Paracoccus liaowanqingii DNA encoding:
- a CDS encoding SCO family protein; its protein translation is MRHLAFVLAPVLALTGADAAAHEGHVHPPATAMSEALSREHLLLPDIPVTDATGATEGFRTRYGQAGPVLISFLYTGCDDTCGMIRGVMQLVDQDLQRPDAPRLTLIAVSVDPARDTPEALARQAAQMQASARWDWVVASPRDTPALLSAFGLPAGPVEAHEAVYLLGDLATGRFLRIPGVPDPDMLIRHARDIASGS
- a CDS encoding c-type cytochrome, translated to MRRAAILWLSMLAGPVAAQDGSAQDGAAKDGAAVFHRAEGLTAHLARPDGPVLPQGTLTCAGCHGADGAGGTEGGAAAAPPIGWAALAVPTPDRPAYDSAALARLLRTGVTPSGRTISAGMPRFQGEDRSMAALVAHLQSLDRSEQQGLGPTHLAVTLPVDPDLRPAALAAIAAFNAEGGAFGRRITEGAPAFLDLGAALAQLLPRLAEAEDRRVTALLQADPGLQPARLVDAAAPDAPRRVVGTLDQIGPQLARLLDRPGTQAVVIGPPPEAMAWAVDHRRTGRAAHAYAATSAVLGLLRDHGRTPTRRRLAEDVERLDPSGLVEVYRK
- a CDS encoding amidase; translated protein: MITQDATRQLAALRAGTLTPQQLMVNTLDRIDEINPRINAIVALRPRAELLAEAARAPAGPLQGLPMAIKDLADTAGIVTSYGSPAFCDHVPVADSPMVARLRRAGAVIIGKTNTPEFGLGSHSYNPVYGVTRNPYGPTRSAGGSSGGAGAALACRMVALADGSDMMGSLRNPAGWNNVFGFRPSYGLVAGGGPGDLFLPQLSTEGPMARSIRDLELLLAVQSQHDPRHPHSTGPYRPEASARKLRIGWLADWGGAYAMEPGVLDLCATAVGVLEDLGHHVAPMAPPFPAEALWEAWTLLRSWTIAGTLGTLLDGAPDMVKPDLRWEIERGRAATADQIRRASALRSDWFRRTAAMEVDILALPSAQLFPFDADLTWPARIAGTAMDSYHRWMEVVVPASLTGLPALCVPAGFGPAGTPMGLQLIGHRGQDATVLNLGRDYEAATDWIAQAPDVRGG